In the Bos mutus isolate GX-2022 chromosome 10, NWIPB_WYAK_1.1, whole genome shotgun sequence genome, tttcttttcttccacctCCCACACATTCATGACTTCGAGGGTAGCCTCACTTCCCTCCCACGGGGCCCGTTGAACCAGGGTCTGGATCCCACGTGACCTGATCAATACACACAGAGTGAATTAGATGCATCACAAGAGGAGGGAAGTGATCCTTGAGGGAAGGGTTGTGAATTTGAAATTTGATTTACGGCTCTGAATGCTGGGGCTCTGTACCTTACAGCCTCTCCATGTCCCTCGTCACACAGAAAAACTAAACACAGTTATATGttgagggagggaagaggaacaCAGATTCCATcttaatttctttgcttttttaattttttgctctcAAAACAATTGAGAGCAAGAAACAAACTACATTGAAGTGATGGGGAAGGATAATAATTTCTCACACTGGTTAATTTTTGAAGTTTACAAAGTGAACATATATCCTCATTTCATGTGTGATGCTCCAAGCTGCCAGCAGGTATTGAATCTTCCCGTTTCAGTGATCCTGAGACTGAGTTCAGAGGAGTTAAGTGACTCCTGGTAGAGGCAGCTGTTGTTTGTTGTtcggactcttttgcaaccccacggactgtagccctccaggctcctctgtccataggatttcccaagcaagaatactggagttggttcttgtttcctactccaggggatctttctgactccggtatcgaacctgcgtcttctctattgcaggtgaattctttaccgctgagccatcgggTAGAGCCAGCATTAGAATGTAAATCTATAAGTAAAAGCCAATTTAAGGACCACACCTCCTACCTGTGGGCCAGGGTACTAGAGAGACTTGGAGATTAAATAGGAACTATTTCCCACCCTTGGGGAACAACCTCGATATCTATGTACACTCAGGCTCATCACTGCAGATTTTTGTTCTTCCCGTGGGACAGATCGAGACTTTATCCTCAGGGGACCCGTTCGTGCTCTTGCTACGGTCATCTGACCTCAAGCTTTCGGTACCAGGCCCTGCTCTACTGTGGATCAGTTGGTGCCACTCTAGGTTTGCTCTTCATTTTGGAAATAGATGCCaatttattgtgttttattttgtagttCTAGAAGTCCCGTTGGTTGGTTTCAttgctattttctatttcttcattcatttcaatgaaatctttctctttcctcattaAAGCATCGTTGCAGCACACTCTTTAAAATCCTTATCTGCAAGTTGTAGCACCTGAGTCATCTTGGGATTGGTTTCCATTGACTATCCCTTTCTCTTGAGACTGGGTCACACTTTGCTGATTCTCTTTATAGCGAATGATTTTTAACTGTATGCTGAATATTATCCTACTGTAAACACTCAAGATTTTGTCTTATTTCTCTAAAGAGTGttgctgtttttgctttagcAGGCAGCTAATTTGGTTGAACTCAAACTGCAGATGTTTCCTCTTGAGCAAAAAAGCTCAAACAGCACTTCCATTCTTTTAAGTCTAGCAGAGCAGCTTCATTTCTCCCGAGTGTGCCCCAAACCTGGGGCAGAACTTACACTGGACTCTGCGGCTCTCCATGCCTCTCCGACTTGCTCTTTTCTGGGATTCTTTCCTCAGTTTCCAGTGACTGTGGTTGCCCTGAACATTGTCTTCCAGTTCTTCAGGCCACAGAGACTATGAGGTTTCTATCTGAGTTTCAGCCATCTTTCATGGCACTGACTTTGGCCTCCTCTCAAGCTAAAAGCCACTGAAAGCCAGAAACCCACTGGTTGCCATCTTTTCTTTCAAgacccatccctcccctccccaacacgACTGTGAACCTACATAGCTTCAGATCACTGATTCGGAGGAGGAAAGGAATCCAGAGTCTGTAATTTTTGTTTAGGGGATAGTTGGGTCTGGTAAGGACCTTCCAGAAGCAGCATTCTCTTTTACTGCATCATGCTTTTCTGTGTAAGTTTTTGTTTGCAGGAACGTTCcagtactgaaaaataaaactgaaagctggAAATTTCACTGTACTTATCTCATTTCCAGCCAGTTCTCAATCCCCTGACCTCAGTTCTGAGTGACATATGTCCAGCCTTTGTGGTAATCGcccccagggatggaagcctCATCCTTTTCCCCTGGGGTTTCTGTCCCCACTCTTCAGCTCCTCAAAGCCCAACAGAAGCTCTCTGTCCAAGTCCCCTCAGTGACAGAATGACAGTGCGGCTCCCGGGAAGCCAATGCTGGTGGAGTCCAGCAGCTGAATGCTGCATTTCTGTGATGAACATTTCCACTGGAGGTTTTTGGTGGAGGAGGGTGATAAAGGAAGGATGTTTGCAGCAGAGCCTTTATGGTAATTTCTAGTTGACACTCAAAAGAGCCTGGCTGGCCTGGCATCTGCCTGGATGCGTGTGGCATTTTGGAACTGAGCTGAGGGAGGCACTGACCTAGAACTGGTGCTGCTCCACTGACCCACTgaggagggagacagggaagaTGACTCAAGTGGTAGGTGCCTTGCGGTTTCATTAGACAGTAACCTGAGGGACTGCGGCTTGGACCCAAAGATGATGAGAGATTAGGGACATTCTACTGTGTAAACAAGCCGAAGCTAGTAAAGGAGAGCTTCTATCACCCGGATAATTGTCATGGAAACTGGGTCCCCTCAGTCTTgctcaaggagaaggcaatggcaaccccactccagtactcttgcctggaaaatgccatggacggaggagcctggtgggctgcagtccatgaggtggctaagaggcggacacgactaagcgacttcactttcacttttcactttcatgcactggagaaggaactggcaacccactccaatgttcttgcctggagaatcccagggatgagagatcctggtgggctgccgtctatggggtcgcccagagttggacacgactgaagcgacttagcagcagcagcagcagcagcagcagcagcagtcttgttCAAAGTCACCTCTAGCTCCATAAGCTTTAAGATGTTCCCTCAACTTTCTGTGTTGATTTTTCCATGAGGGAGAATGGATTTCAAGGGGTAGCCACAAAccaaatggggggaaaaaatgtataCCTGCAGGCCTATGGAGGAAAGAGAAGTCATGTAGCCTGGGGTAATTTGTTTATATAGACAGTGGCTCACATAGAAAAGAAGtcatgacttttttcttttacatcagCCTGTACTCAGCCTGTCCTGATATCTGCAGCAGAGATCTCTGAAAGTCTGTGGTTCACCTCATCCCTCTGAGGAGCAGAGCTTGAAAAGCGTTTGCTTGTGCCagaacaaaatgtggtacactATCTTGAGTTAGCTAATTCCCTGAtgaagtctgggcttccctggtggctcagtggtaatgaacccacctgccagtgcaggagactcaggttcgatccctgggtccggaagatcccctagagaaggaaatggcaacccactccattatacttgcctgggaaatccccagggacagaggagcctggcgggctacagcccgtggggtcgcacagagtcagatgcaatGGAgcgcacacacagagacacacacacagatagagtCTGTCATCCATTGAGTGTCACATGCTCTTTACCACCAACTCtcccaggaagaaaacaaaaagccaaaGTCAAGTGTACTCTCTCCTTGTCTCTTTTGCCTtcttaattcctttaaaaatttttttacttttcagggACAGACCCAACAAACGGTACTGTGGGTCCTCGGTCTTTCTTTCTCAGGAATTCCAATGACGGATATGAACAAATCCCACTGCCAGAGGACGAGGACTCGAGTGAAGGTGAATTCACAGAAGACAGATTAAGCTCAGGCAACAGAAGCAGCCCGCCTCAAAAGTCACCCCCTGGGTTTATCTCCAAATCCGCCTCAGGATATCTGACCAGCGCCTGGCTGACTGTCTTTATCCCCTCAGTCTACACGGGCGTGTTCCTCGTCAGCCTTCCTCTGAACATCATGGCCGTCGTGGTGTTCGTCTTGAAGATGAAGGTCAAGAAGCCGGCCGTGGTGTACATGCTGCACCTGGCCGCGGCAGACGTACTCTTCGTGTGTGTGCTTCCGTTCAAGATCAGCTACTACTTCTCCGGAAGCGACTGGAGGTTCGGGTCTGCCATGTGCCGCTTCGTCACGGCGGCCTTCTACGGGAACATGTACGCCTCCATCATGCTCATGACGGCCATCAGCGTCGACCGCTTCCTGGCCGTGGTGTACCCCATCCAGTCCCTCTCCTGGCGGACCCTGGGGCGCGCTTCCTTCATCTGCCTGGCCATCTGGGCCATGGCCATCGCGGGGGTGGCGCCCCTGCTCCTGCAGGAGCAGGCCACCCAGGTGCCGGGGCTCAACATCACCGCCTGCCACGACGTGCTCAACCAGACGCTGCTGGAAGGCTACTACTCGTACTACTTCTCCGCCTTCTCCGCCGTCTTCTTCTTCGTGCCGCTGACCCTTTCCACCGTCTGTTACGTGTCCATCATCCGATGCCTCAGCTCTTCCACGGTTGCCAACCAGAACAAGAAGTCCCGGGCTTTGCTCCTGTCCGCGGCTGTCTTCTGCATCTTCATCCTTTGCTTTGGACCCACAAACATCCTTCTGCTTCTCCACTACGCGTTCCTTTCAAGCTCTGATCCCATGACAGAGGCCGCCTACTTTGCCTACCTCCTGTGTGTCTGCGTCAGCAGCATAAGCTGTTGCATCGACCCCTTGATATACTACTATGCTTCCTCGGAGTGCCAGAGGCACCTCTCTGCTATCTTACACTGCAAAGAAAGTTCAGATCCCGGCAGCT is a window encoding:
- the F2R gene encoding proteinase-activated receptor 1, encoding MGPRWLLLWAAGLGLCSPLVSARTRGPRPGTDPTNGTVGPRSFFLRNSNDGYEQIPLPEDEDSSEGEFTEDRLSSGNRSSPPQKSPPGFISKSASGYLTSAWLTVFIPSVYTGVFLVSLPLNIMAVVVFVLKMKVKKPAVVYMLHLAAADVLFVCVLPFKISYYFSGSDWRFGSAMCRFVTAAFYGNMYASIMLMTAISVDRFLAVVYPIQSLSWRTLGRASFICLAIWAMAIAGVAPLLLQEQATQVPGLNITACHDVLNQTLLEGYYSYYFSAFSAVFFFVPLTLSTVCYVSIIRCLSSSTVANQNKKSRALLLSAAVFCIFILCFGPTNILLLLHYAFLSSSDPMTEAAYFAYLLCVCVSSISCCIDPLIYYYASSECQRHLSAILHCKESSDPGSCNSSGQLMPSKMDTCSSNLSSSLYKKLLT